A window from Sphingobacterium hotanense encodes these proteins:
- a CDS encoding endonuclease MutS2, protein MIYPKNAVDKLGYTDIKALIKEKCLSEAAKEMVDKIQPQVKLELIDRYLRQANEFKNLLQNDAALPVDHIYPIKAIIEKAKVEGAFLFEDEFYRILLSLRTVYAIIRYFNEREQQYPNLELLFEHLPIEKSIVRSIEQVIDERGKMNDNASRLLLEITQQISKSEQEARKRIDSIYKQAQQNGWTADGSLTIRDGRLCIPILAENKRKIKGLIHDESATGQTAYIEPEEVFHLNNKVRDLEFERRREVIRILTDLTSTLRPHVPLLLAYHGLLTKLDFVRAKALFALDIDAEMPELSKEAEIRLVNAKHPLLTLSARQEGHQAVVPLNLKIDAIDRVLLVSGPNAGGKSVCMKTVGLLQLMFQSGLLIPCDPTSKLGLFKQVFADIGDDQSIDSDLSTYSAHLSKMKHFTQFASARTLVLIDEFGTGTDPQFGGPIAEAVLEVLNKKEIRGVITTHYSNLKVFASNTSGIENASMLFDNEQMKPLYILQTGKPGSSYAFEIAQNIGLPKEVLHLAKQKIGVQQKKVDTLLVDLEREKKEIYDTKTAISLREKELLNQQSEVKELQTYLDENRHNLLKEAKEEARQIIKNANKLVENTISEIKQAKADKEKTKDLRVGLQRASDSLKEKPKEQAKAAPVVASDEPIEIGDWVRIVETGNEAQVIEIAKNNLILALGDLRTVVKKNKVEKLRGKEKAKAVKKSRPISAESVADFHPEVDVRGMRTEDALQRIETVLDRAVMIGYPSLKIIHGKGDGILRRFIRDYLRKYNQVSRFEDEHADRGGDGITYAYLD, encoded by the coding sequence ATGATTTACCCCAAGAACGCAGTAGATAAGTTAGGATATACAGATATAAAGGCACTCATCAAGGAAAAATGTCTAAGTGAGGCTGCAAAAGAAATGGTGGACAAGATTCAGCCCCAAGTAAAATTGGAGTTGATCGATCGCTATTTGCGTCAAGCAAACGAGTTTAAGAACTTGTTGCAGAACGATGCGGCACTGCCTGTAGATCATATATATCCCATTAAAGCAATTATAGAAAAAGCAAAGGTGGAAGGGGCTTTTCTCTTCGAAGATGAGTTTTATCGAATCTTACTTTCCCTGAGAACCGTCTATGCCATTATCCGCTATTTTAACGAGCGCGAACAACAATACCCCAATTTAGAGCTATTATTTGAACATCTGCCGATTGAAAAAAGCATCGTTCGGAGTATAGAGCAGGTGATCGATGAACGCGGAAAGATGAATGATAATGCTTCTCGCTTATTGTTAGAGATAACACAACAGATTAGCAAGAGCGAACAGGAAGCCAGAAAACGAATTGATAGCATCTATAAGCAGGCACAACAGAACGGTTGGACTGCTGATGGCAGCTTAACCATACGCGATGGTCGATTGTGTATCCCGATTCTTGCCGAGAATAAACGTAAGATCAAGGGATTGATTCACGATGAGTCCGCGACTGGGCAAACCGCTTATATCGAGCCTGAAGAAGTGTTTCATTTAAACAATAAAGTTCGGGACCTTGAATTCGAAAGAAGACGTGAGGTTATTCGGATCCTAACCGATTTGACGAGTACTTTGCGCCCGCATGTTCCCTTATTGCTTGCCTATCATGGGTTATTAACCAAACTAGACTTTGTCAGAGCCAAAGCCTTATTTGCGTTGGATATCGATGCAGAGATGCCTGAATTGTCTAAGGAAGCTGAAATCCGATTAGTCAATGCAAAGCACCCCTTATTAACGTTAAGTGCGCGCCAGGAAGGGCACCAAGCGGTCGTTCCGTTAAACTTAAAGATCGATGCGATAGATCGCGTGTTATTGGTTTCCGGACCAAATGCTGGAGGGAAATCTGTTTGTATGAAGACCGTAGGGCTCTTGCAATTGATGTTCCAGTCGGGCTTGTTGATTCCATGCGACCCTACATCCAAATTGGGACTATTTAAACAGGTTTTTGCCGACATTGGGGACGATCAATCCATTGACTCCGACTTAAGTACCTATAGTGCCCATCTTTCGAAGATGAAGCATTTCACGCAATTTGCAAGCGCCAGAACTTTAGTACTGATTGATGAGTTTGGTACAGGAACCGACCCGCAATTTGGCGGTCCAATCGCAGAGGCTGTGCTGGAGGTCTTAAATAAGAAAGAAATCAGAGGCGTCATTACGACGCATTATTCCAACTTGAAGGTCTTTGCCAGCAATACTTCGGGAATAGAAAATGCTTCCATGTTGTTTGATAACGAACAAATGAAGCCCCTGTATATATTACAGACCGGAAAGCCGGGTAGCTCTTATGCTTTCGAGATCGCTCAGAATATAGGCCTACCGAAAGAGGTATTGCATCTGGCAAAACAAAAAATCGGGGTTCAACAGAAGAAAGTCGATACTTTATTGGTGGATCTCGAGCGCGAGAAGAAGGAGATTTATGATACCAAAACGGCGATTTCCTTGCGAGAGAAAGAACTTTTAAATCAGCAATCGGAAGTCAAAGAGCTGCAAACCTACTTGGATGAAAACAGGCATAACCTGTTGAAGGAAGCGAAGGAGGAAGCTCGGCAGATTATTAAAAATGCGAACAAGCTGGTCGAAAATACCATTTCAGAAATTAAGCAAGCGAAAGCTGATAAGGAAAAGACCAAGGATTTACGTGTTGGGCTACAACGTGCATCAGACTCTTTAAAAGAGAAGCCTAAGGAGCAAGCGAAGGCGGCGCCTGTCGTAGCGTCGGACGAGCCAATAGAGATTGGCGATTGGGTCCGCATCGTCGAGACGGGAAATGAAGCGCAGGTTATCGAAATTGCTAAAAACAATTTAATTCTCGCACTAGGCGATCTCCGCACGGTTGTCAAAAAGAATAAAGTCGAAAAGTTGCGTGGGAAAGAGAAAGCTAAGGCGGTCAAAAAATCTCGCCCAATTTCTGCAGAGAGCGTTGCTGATTTCCATCCAGAAGTTGATGTACGCGGCATGCGAACTGAAGATGCGCTCCAAAGGATTGAAACGGTGCTCGATAGAGCCGTTATGATCGGTTATCCCTCCTTAAAAATCATTCATGGAAAAGGAGACGGTATATTGAGACGATTTATCCGCGATTATTTACGTAAATACAATCAAGTCAGTCGCTTTGAAGACGAACATGCCGACCGTGGTGGCGATGGTATAACCTATGCATATTTAGATTAG